A region from the Rhodamnia argentea isolate NSW1041297 chromosome 7, ASM2092103v1, whole genome shotgun sequence genome encodes:
- the LOC115746928 gene encoding shaggy-related protein kinase eta isoform X1: MASLPLGPHHHHQPPPPAQAPPDTDKEVSPAVYESKNAVTGHIISTTIGGKNGEPKQTLSYMAERIIGNGSFGVVFQARCLETGETVAIKKVLQDRRYKNRELQLMRVMDHPNVVSLRHCFFSTTNNDELFLNLVMEYVPESLYQVLEHYRSMNQQMPLIYVKLYTYQIFQGLAYIHSVPGVCHRDVKPQNILVNPLTHQVKLCDFGSAKVLVNGEANIAYICSRYYRAPELIFGATEYTTSIDIWSAGCVLAELLLGQPLFPGENAVDQLVEIIKVLGTPTREEVRCMNPNYTDFRFPQIKAHPWHKIFHKRMPPEAIDLASRLLQYSPRLRCTALEACAHPFFDELREPNARLPTGRPLPPIFNFKQELAGASPQLVNRLIPEHVRRLNGLNVPHPVGM, from the exons GAAGTGTCACCAGCTGTTTACGAGAGTAAGAATGCTGTAACAGGTCACATCATATCAACCACCATTGGCGGAAAAAATGGTGAACCCAAGCAG ACCCTCAGCTATATGGCAGAGCGCATTATAGGCAATGGATCTTTTGGAGTCGTGTTTCAG GCACGATGCTTGGAGACTGGAGAGACAGTTGCCATAAAGAAGGTCCTGCAGGATAGACGATACAAAAATCGTGAACTGCAGTTGATGCGTGTGATGGATCATCCAAATGTGGTTTCCCTGAGGCACTGCTTCTTCTCTACAACAAACAATGATGAGCTTTTCCTTAATTTGGTTATGGAATATGTCCCTGAGAGTCTCTACCAAGTTCTGGAGCATTATAGGAGTATGAATCAGCAGATGCCACTGATATATGTGAAGTTATATACCTATCAA ATCTTCCAAGGGCTGGCATATATTCATTCCGTGCCTGGGGTTTGCCATAGGGATGTAAAGCCACAAAATATTTTG GTGAATCCTCTCACTCACCAGGTCAAGCTTTGTGACTTTGGTAGTGCAAAAGTTCTG GTCAATGGCGAAGCAAACATAGCCTACATATGCTCCCGCTACTATCGCGCTCCAGAGCTTATATTTGGTGCAACAGAGTATACCACATCTATCGACATATGGTCCGCTGGTTGTGTTCTTGCAGAGCTTCTCCTGGGACAG CCACTCTTTCCAGGAGAAAATGCAGTGGACCAACTTGTAGAGATCATCAAG GTTCTTGGTACTCCAACACGAGAAGAAGTTCGATGCATGAACCCTAATTATACAGACTTCAGATTTCCACAAATCAAGGCTCATCCTTGGCACaag ATATTCCACAAGCGGATGCCTCCTGAAGCGATTGACCTTGCTTCAAGGCTTCTTCAGTATTCACCAAGACTTCGCTGCACTGCT CTAGAAGCTTGTGCCCATCCCTTCTTTGATGAGCTTCGTGAACCCAATGCGCGCCTTCCGACTGGTCGCCCCTTGCCCcccattttcaatttcaagcaagAG TTAGCTGGAGCTTCCCCTCAATTAGTCAACAGGCTAATACCAGAGCATGTGCGACGATTGAACGGCCTGAATGTCCCTCATCCGGTTGGTATGTAA
- the LOC115746928 gene encoding shaggy-related protein kinase zeta isoform X2, which translates to MAERIIGNGSFGVVFQARCLETGETVAIKKVLQDRRYKNRELQLMRVMDHPNVVSLRHCFFSTTNNDELFLNLVMEYVPESLYQVLEHYRSMNQQMPLIYVKLYTYQIFQGLAYIHSVPGVCHRDVKPQNILVNPLTHQVKLCDFGSAKVLVNGEANIAYICSRYYRAPELIFGATEYTTSIDIWSAGCVLAELLLGQPLFPGENAVDQLVEIIKVLGTPTREEVRCMNPNYTDFRFPQIKAHPWHKIFHKRMPPEAIDLASRLLQYSPRLRCTALEACAHPFFDELREPNARLPTGRPLPPIFNFKQELAGASPQLVNRLIPEHVRRLNGLNVPHPVGM; encoded by the exons ATGGCAGAGCGCATTATAGGCAATGGATCTTTTGGAGTCGTGTTTCAG GCACGATGCTTGGAGACTGGAGAGACAGTTGCCATAAAGAAGGTCCTGCAGGATAGACGATACAAAAATCGTGAACTGCAGTTGATGCGTGTGATGGATCATCCAAATGTGGTTTCCCTGAGGCACTGCTTCTTCTCTACAACAAACAATGATGAGCTTTTCCTTAATTTGGTTATGGAATATGTCCCTGAGAGTCTCTACCAAGTTCTGGAGCATTATAGGAGTATGAATCAGCAGATGCCACTGATATATGTGAAGTTATATACCTATCAA ATCTTCCAAGGGCTGGCATATATTCATTCCGTGCCTGGGGTTTGCCATAGGGATGTAAAGCCACAAAATATTTTG GTGAATCCTCTCACTCACCAGGTCAAGCTTTGTGACTTTGGTAGTGCAAAAGTTCTG GTCAATGGCGAAGCAAACATAGCCTACATATGCTCCCGCTACTATCGCGCTCCAGAGCTTATATTTGGTGCAACAGAGTATACCACATCTATCGACATATGGTCCGCTGGTTGTGTTCTTGCAGAGCTTCTCCTGGGACAG CCACTCTTTCCAGGAGAAAATGCAGTGGACCAACTTGTAGAGATCATCAAG GTTCTTGGTACTCCAACACGAGAAGAAGTTCGATGCATGAACCCTAATTATACAGACTTCAGATTTCCACAAATCAAGGCTCATCCTTGGCACaag ATATTCCACAAGCGGATGCCTCCTGAAGCGATTGACCTTGCTTCAAGGCTTCTTCAGTATTCACCAAGACTTCGCTGCACTGCT CTAGAAGCTTGTGCCCATCCCTTCTTTGATGAGCTTCGTGAACCCAATGCGCGCCTTCCGACTGGTCGCCCCTTGCCCcccattttcaatttcaagcaagAG TTAGCTGGAGCTTCCCCTCAATTAGTCAACAGGCTAATACCAGAGCATGTGCGACGATTGAACGGCCTGAATGTCCCTCATCCGGTTGGTATGTAA
- the LOC115746927 gene encoding putative pentatricopeptide repeat-containing protein At4g17915: MVGGLSTRLLNICIASVCKTQQLQRAEVLLIDAIRLGVLPNVVTYNTLLDAYCRFVSMDAALAVIHRMREAGISPDVITYNSLVACSTRKRSLSVTLDLFDEMLNLSIHPDRWSYNTLMHCFFRLGKPDEAYKVFQNLVLSELTPGQDTFNILINGLCKNGFVIHGLVLFRNLQRHGVVPDLVTYNLLIDGLCKAGRWKAAKAMLMELLETDENPNAITYTTVVKCCFKVRKYEQGLEIFLRMANQGHTFDGFGYCTAVGGLIKIGKIEEANQWMDRMVKNGIGLDLVSFNTLLNLRCREGRLDAANTVVKELEKCGLEGDAYTHTIIIDGLCRAGDIEGAYRHLDKMKVLGLGSNLAALNCMIDRLFKAGHMGEAMRLFDSMETKDDFTYSSVVHNLCKAGRFHSASKILLSCLRSGTKILRSAQKAVLSGLKESGYRRDAKKLQSKIYMARVLARY, translated from the coding sequence ATGGTGGGGGGATTGTCGACAAGGTTGCTGAACATTTGCATAGCTTCTGTGTGTAAAACCCAGCAACTGCAGAGAGCTGAAGTCCTCCTAATAGACGCCATAAGGTTAGGAGTGCTGCCGAATGTGGTGACTTACAATACTCTCCTCGATGCCTACTGTCGTTTCGTTAGCATGGATGCGGCTCTTGCCGTTATTCATCGAATGAGGGAAGCCGGGATAAGCCCAGATGTGATTACTTACAATTCGTTGGTCGCTTGTTCCACCAGGAAGCGGTCTTTATCGGTGACCCTCGACCTGTTCGACGAAATGCTTAATTTAAGTATACATCCCGACCGGTGGAGCTACAACACGTTGATGCACTGCTTTTTCAGGCTGGGAAAGCCGGACGAAGCTTACAAGGTGTTCCAGAATCTTGTGCTCAGCGAGCTCACTCCTGGTCAAGACACATTTAACATCCTGATCAACGGGCTGTGCAAGAATGGGTTTGTTATTCATGGCCTCGTGCTGTTTAGAAATTTACAGCGGCATGGAGTTGTTCCAGATCTGGTCACGTACAATCTTCTTATTGATGGGCTCTGCAAAGCGGGGCGATGGAAAGCTGCGAAGGCAATGTTGATGGAGCTTTTGGAAACAGATGAAAATCCTAATGCCATAACCTACACAACAGTCGTGAAATGTTGCTTTAAGGTTAGGAAGTACGAACAAGGGCTTGAGATCTTCTTGCGGATGGCAAATCAAGGTCATACTTTTGATGGCTTTGGTTACTGTACAGCAGTTGGCGGTTTAATTAAGATTGGTAAGATAGAGGAGGCGAATCAATGGATGGATCGGATGGTGAAAAATGGAATAGGGCTTGACTTGGTATCCTTCAATACCCTGCTTAATCTGCGATGCAGGGAAGGTAGGCTGGACGCTGCCAACACAGTAGTGAAGGAACTGGAGAAATGTGGTCTGGAGGGTGATGCCTACACACACACAATCATTATAGATGGTCTGTGTAGAGCAGGTGATATCGAGGGGGCTTATCGCCATTTAgacaaaatgaaagttttagGTCTTGGCTCGAACCTGGCTGCTTTGAATTGCATGATTGATAGGTTATTTAAGGCTGGTCATATGGGAGAGGCTATGAGATTGTTCGATTCTATGGAGACTAAAGATGATTTTACCTATTCCTCAGTTGTGCACAATCTTTGTAAAGCTGGGAGGTTTCATAGTGCTTCCAAGATACTGCTTTCTTGCTTGAGAAGTGGAACAAAAATACTCAGGTCTGCACAAAAGGCTGTTCTTAGTGGCCTCAAGGAGTCGGGATATAGGAGAGACGCCAAAAAGCTCCAGTCAAAGATTTATATGGCTAGAGTGTTGGCACGATATTGA
- the LOC115746902 gene encoding chaperone protein dnaJ C76, chloroplastic, producing the protein MRGHRSAMSAFLSSTPKFLPSLNFFRQPQFICPERSLLVFHFSCPFRYRRLPLFQALHSQSVLLRFFFYLLHAVRMAQLMSSVCADALKFQNPVLSLCSRSPCRVSAKAGAWNPPGCGARRRACGRVKVATDDSAALDSVAGDYYAVLGLLPDATQVQIKKAYYNCMKECHPDLSGNDPETNNFCMFINEVYAVLSDPMQRMVYDEIHGYSLTAVNPFLDDSCPKDHAFVDEFSCIGCKNCTNVAPDVFAIEEDFGRARVYSQCGNPDLVQQAIDSCPVDCIHWTSAPQLSLLEDEMRRVERVNVAMMLSGMGSGSMDVFRMANSRWEKRQAKVLEKAKIRMKQQKNSGKSDSYWSDLWGKPKDNRGSEEQVNDRARRAAAAARRWREYSRRGVDKPPTFKLPESASNTESTP; encoded by the exons ATGCGTGGCCATCGATCCgccatgtcagcatttttgTCGTCCACGCCAAAATTCCTCCCTTCCTTAAATTTCTTCAGACAACCCCAATTTATCTGCCCAGAAAGATCTCTCcttgtttttcatttctcttgCCCATTTCGATACCGCCGTCTTCCTCTGTTTCAAGCGCTCCACAGTCAGAGCGTCCTCctacggttttttttttatttgctgcATGCTGTGAGGATGGCTCAGTTGATGTCTTCTGTGTGCGCGGACGCGCTCAAATTCCAGAACCCAGTTCTCAGTCTGTGCTCGCGAAGCCCATGCAGGGTGTCCGCGAAGGCCGGCGCTTGGAATCCGCCGGGGTGCGGTGCTCGGAGGAGAGCCTGTGGGCGAGTCAAAGTGGCCACCGACGACTCGGCTGCGCTGGACTCGGTGGCTGGTGACTATTACGCGGTTCTGGGTCTG CTGCCAGATGCCACTCAGGTGCAGATTAAGAAAGCTTACTATAATTGCATGAAGGAGTGCCATCCAGATTTGAGCGGCAATGATCCTGAGACCAACAATTTTTGCATGTTCATTAATGAGGTTTATGCG GTGCTCAGTGACCCCATGCAACGTATGGTGTATGATGAAATACATGGTTATTCATTGACTGCGGTCAACCCGTTCTTGGATGACTCATGCCCAAAGGATCATGCTTTTGTTGATGAGTTTAGCTGCATAG GTTGTAAAAACTGTACCAATGTAGCACCTGATGTATTTGCGATTGAGGAAGACTTTGGAAGAGCTAGAGTATACAGCCAGTGCGGTAATCCTGATTTAGTTCAGCAGGCAATTGATAGTTG TCCAGTTGATTGCATCCATTGGACTTCTGCTCCACAATTGTCTCTTCTTGAAGACGAAATGCGCAGGGTAGAAAGAGTTAAT GTTGCAATGATGCTTTCAGGAATGGGATCTGGGTCTATGGATGTCTTTAGAATG GCGAATTCTCGATGGGAAAAGAGGCAGGCAAAAGTCTTG gaaaaagctaaaattagaaTGAAGCAGCAAAAAAATTCTGGTAAATCCGATTCATACTGGAGTGACCTCTGGGGCAAACCAAAGGATAACAGAGGCTCTG AGGAGCAAGTCAACGACAGAGCGAGGCGGGCAGCTGCTGCAGCTCGAAGATGGAGAGAATATTCAAGGAGGGGGGTTGACAAGCCTCCTACGTTCAAGCTACCCGAGTCTGCATCCAACACAGAAAGTACTCCGTAA